Proteins encoded in a region of the Acidobacteriota bacterium genome:
- a CDS encoding GAF domain-containing protein, protein MRTNALRAINSVALAIGRFSSVEDMLDYALEKVLEVVGTEAGSVYLLDEARGELKLGVHRGLSDEASRDFDHLKLGEGLSGRVVLTGEPIVLRNLKDDPRLTRMAARAEQFQAFASVPLRSNFKTYGTLNVHSRADRAFSEEEVQLLTSMASQIGLAVANTRLFFELRASERKFRRLVENAEDLIYLADPDGRIAYANPAFERLLGHSSRDVHAGRLTILSLIHPDDREEVASCLPHMLSGEVLRALEFRMVHADGARVRWFSQTTVPLRDESGGVTGVQCVAHDITERRQFREQIARAERMADLGRMAASIAHEIRNPLGAIVNSINVLRRSGAAAADQRLLDIVSEEADRLNTIIGEFLMFARPPARAAVPCEVATLVESTVELFQRARKGIDRLEVRVRCSADCPAIMVDPRQMREVLWNLLANAAEATSWTGTIDVDAQPADGGQMVAVSVTDNGPGVADVAAIFEPFYTTKPHGTGLGLAVVSRIVREHGGAIRVANVRGLGARFTIDLPSAVTGSEGA, encoded by the coding sequence ATGCGGACGAACGCCCTTCGTGCGATCAATTCGGTCGCGTTAGCGATCGGCCGCTTCTCGAGCGTCGAGGACATGCTCGACTACGCGCTCGAGAAGGTCTTGGAGGTCGTCGGAACCGAGGCTGGCAGCGTCTACCTCTTGGATGAGGCGCGCGGCGAACTGAAGCTGGGGGTCCATCGCGGGCTCTCTGACGAAGCCTCTCGCGATTTCGATCACCTGAAGCTCGGCGAGGGGCTGTCGGGTCGCGTCGTCCTCACAGGGGAGCCGATCGTGCTTCGTAACCTGAAGGACGATCCGAGGCTGACCCGAATGGCTGCAAGGGCCGAGCAGTTTCAGGCGTTCGCGTCAGTGCCGCTGCGGTCGAATTTCAAGACCTACGGCACGTTGAACGTCCACAGCCGGGCCGACCGGGCGTTCTCCGAGGAGGAGGTCCAACTCCTGACGTCGATGGCGTCGCAAATAGGCCTCGCGGTCGCCAATACGAGGCTTTTTTTCGAGTTGCGCGCTTCCGAGCGGAAGTTCCGGCGACTGGTTGAAAACGCGGAGGACCTGATTTACCTCGCCGATCCAGACGGCCGGATCGCCTACGCAAATCCGGCGTTCGAGCGGCTCCTCGGCCACAGCTCGCGCGACGTTCACGCGGGTCGGTTGACAATCCTGTCGCTGATCCATCCCGACGACCGCGAGGAGGTGGCCAGCTGCCTTCCCCATATGCTGTCAGGCGAGGTTCTCCGGGCGCTCGAGTTCCGGATGGTTCACGCCGACGGCGCACGGGTGAGGTGGTTCTCGCAGACCACCGTCCCGCTGCGCGACGAATCTGGCGGCGTGACCGGCGTCCAATGCGTCGCACACGACATCACGGAGCGCCGGCAGTTCAGGGAACAGATCGCGCGGGCCGAGCGGATGGCCGATCTTGGCCGCATGGCCGCCAGCATCGCCCACGAGATCCGCAATCCCCTCGGCGCTATCGTCAACTCCATCAACGTCCTTCGAAGGTCAGGTGCGGCGGCTGCCGACCAACGCCTGCTCGACATCGTCAGCGAAGAAGCCGACCGGTTGAACACGATCATCGGCGAGTTCCTGATGTTCGCCCGTCCACCCGCGCGGGCGGCGGTACCTTGCGAGGTCGCAACACTTGTGGAGAGCACGGTTGAGCTGTTCCAGCGTGCGCGGAAAGGCATCGATCGGCTGGAAGTTCGGGTACGATGCAGCGCGGACTGTCCCGCGATCATGGTCGATCCAAGACAGATGAGGGAAGTGCTCTGGAACCTGCTGGCCAACGCTGCCGAGGCGACGTCCTGGACAGGCACCATAGACGTCGATGCTCAGCCGGCCGATGGCGGTCAGATGGTGGCCGTGTCCGTCACGGACAACGGACCCGGGGTGGCCGACGTCGCGGCGATCTTCGAGCCGTTCTACACGACCAAGCCGCACGGAACCGGACTGGGCCTGGCCGTTGTCTCGAGAATCGTCCGCGAGCACGGAGGCGCCATTCGGGTCGCGAATGTGCGAGGCCTGGGTGCGCGATTCACGATCGATCTGCCATCCGCGGTGACCGGCTCTGAGGGGGCCTGA
- a CDS encoding amino acid permease: MSRPAADLQRVLGVWDLVLLVMGTVIGSGIFLVPGAILQPLGNSITLAAAVWLTGGVLSLLGALTYGELSAMKPQTGGLYVYIRDCYGPFLAFLFGWTLFFVISSGSAATLAVAFSNYLGELVELTPWGRKLVSVAILGVIGIVNVRGTRQSANLQNVTTGIKVAGILAMSAALLWFGSHSILPAATLSLSGTGSLASGFGVAMISVLWAYEGWQYATYSAGEAVNPQRNFPIAFLAGSAALIVIYLVANAGYVAALGADGVARSNRVAATALATVINPAVARLVTIVILISMFSAANSVILTAPRVCFAMARDHLFFKSFAEVHPRFGTPAYAVAGAAGWAAVLAVSGTFEQLLTYVVFVGWIFYALAAASVFIYRKRMPHAERPYRVPGYPLTPLAFILAAIALVLNTIVSQPGRAAVGLGLALAGAPVYLIWRGRTRAEPAEGGIE; encoded by the coding sequence ATGAGCCGTCCTGCTGCGGACCTGCAGCGGGTTCTGGGAGTGTGGGACCTGGTCCTGCTGGTGATGGGGACGGTGATCGGGTCCGGGATCTTTCTTGTGCCGGGCGCCATCCTCCAGCCGCTCGGCAATTCCATCACGCTGGCAGCAGCCGTGTGGCTGACCGGCGGCGTGCTCTCACTTCTCGGCGCTCTGACGTATGGAGAGCTGAGCGCCATGAAGCCCCAGACCGGCGGCCTGTACGTGTACATCCGGGACTGTTACGGTCCGTTCCTCGCGTTCCTGTTCGGTTGGACGTTGTTCTTCGTCATCAGTTCAGGATCCGCAGCCACGCTGGCCGTCGCGTTCAGCAACTACCTGGGTGAGCTGGTCGAGCTCACTCCGTGGGGGAGGAAACTGGTCTCCGTCGCGATCCTCGGCGTGATTGGCATCGTCAACGTACGGGGGACGCGGCAGAGCGCGAACCTTCAGAACGTGACGACAGGAATCAAGGTTGCGGGCATCCTCGCGATGAGCGCCGCGCTGCTGTGGTTCGGAAGCCATTCGATATTGCCCGCCGCGACGCTTTCGTTGTCCGGCACGGGATCGCTCGCCTCGGGCTTTGGCGTCGCCATGATCAGCGTGCTCTGGGCCTACGAAGGCTGGCAGTACGCCACCTACAGCGCCGGTGAGGCCGTGAACCCGCAGCGCAATTTTCCTATCGCGTTTCTCGCCGGTTCAGCGGCGCTGATCGTGATCTATCTGGTCGCCAATGCCGGCTACGTCGCGGCGCTTGGAGCGGATGGCGTCGCACGCTCGAACCGCGTGGCGGCGACCGCGCTGGCCACGGTCATCAATCCGGCTGTCGCCAGGCTCGTCACGATCGTGATCCTCATATCGATGTTCAGCGCGGCGAATTCCGTGATTCTCACGGCGCCGCGCGTGTGTTTTGCCATGGCACGGGATCACCTGTTCTTCAAGTCCTTCGCCGAGGTGCATCCCAGGTTCGGGACGCCGGCGTATGCCGTGGCAGGCGCAGCGGGGTGGGCGGCAGTGCTTGCCGTGAGCGGCACCTTCGAGCAACTACTCACGTACGTCGTGTTCGTCGGCTGGATCTTCTATGCGCTTGCCGCAGCCAGCGTATTCATCTACCGGAAGCGCATGCCGCACGCCGAGCGTCCTTACCGCGTGCCCGGGTACCCGTTGACCCCGCTCGCCTTCATCCTCGCGGCGATTGCACTGGTGCTCAACACCATCGTCAGCCAGCCTGGCCGGGCGGCCGTGGGACTCGGGCTCGCGCTGGCCGGCGCTCCGGTGTACCTGATTTGGAGAGGGAGGACGCGCGCAGAGCCCGCGGAAGGCGGGATCGAGTGA
- a CDS encoding fused MFS/spermidine synthase translates to MILRAGFSGSRSAYGFLLGLIAASGFASLIYEVIWMRLLTAVLGSTSAATAAVLAAFMGGIAVGSVALGTYVDRCASPLRLFAAIEAGIAVAGLSVPPLLGVLTPLYGSLQPGSAAPSLTIAVVQFLLSTVVLMMSTVLMGGTFPALTRAVVPPDRVARGVATVYAVNTFGAAAGAFTAGFILLPLIGLRATYVAAAINLLAAGAALALARSAATNPAESRSSAPEPAIGVGTLPRAGLRRLVALAAAVSGFGSLAAEVAWTRLLVFGLGSTTYAFATMLTVFLGGLALGSWGATLAARVVRRPARALGLVQGLVGIVGVVSLLAYVRFAEHVATATQQAIETSWITATAIGFGAAAGALLPATVVMGAAFPFACAAYAGTRAPLGAAVGRVYAANTCGAIGGALAAAFLFIPTRGIQETIVLLAAGNLLMAAVLVTADGGAAGLRLGIPAALMSLALPLARPIQKPLHQPDVGSRLLFYREGRLSTVSVAENAGGFKTLHIDKIPVAGTDAVMMTDQKSLAHVPMLLHPRARRALTVGFGSGGASWSFTTYSRLRQVDCVEIDPTVLEAAGHFRESHHDVFRNPKFQLILDDARSFLRRTSRTYDIISTDCTDLRYKSNASLYTREYFQLCQRRLNPGGLTVVWLPLGGLSTDDLRVAIATFREVFPSMSLWYMNNVPAHYVLLVGSDRDVPIDIASVRKQLTEKEVAQDLAEIGVADSWKIVSGFLFGADAAARFAEGAPINTDSRPILEFSVPRRGFSGFTISRNLLALLRERHPPSMRTASERDRVAFDAYWRAADRLIRGHAIFQRGNHDYRTTIAYYRAAEAINAGDRQIGRLIGDVRATEVSWGRLLEGRLKEHPTDVSAHNRLGLVKLSQGDTGAALREFEDAARLDPRNWEPPFNQGLAFEEMGALEQAQEAYRLAVAMNPGAGIAHTNLGLLFLQRGQGVQAVASLHRAAELEPENADAAYNLGVAYGRTGRAAEGEAAYVRALRLDPTHVGSLVNLGSIYLAQRNHSAALAAFDRALRADPRHAAAHYNRGLVLDLAGQDDEAEAAYQQALEFRPGYPQALNNLGLLAEKRGWRDRAVEYYRRALAAEGTYAEAHINLALALLGAGRHDDEARAHAERAVELRPDLAAAHAGLGATRWKIGDRAGAITALEQALAIDPTLEAARRLLAAARARQ, encoded by the coding sequence ATGATCCTGCGGGCAGGCTTCTCAGGCTCGCGGTCCGCCTACGGCTTCTTGCTGGGCCTCATCGCGGCGTCGGGGTTCGCCTCGTTGATTTACGAGGTCATCTGGATGCGGCTGTTGACGGCGGTGCTCGGTAGCACGTCGGCCGCCACCGCTGCGGTTCTGGCCGCTTTTATGGGCGGTATCGCCGTGGGGAGCGTCGCGCTGGGCACTTATGTGGATCGCTGCGCATCGCCGCTTCGCCTCTTCGCCGCGATTGAGGCCGGGATTGCCGTTGCGGGTCTGAGCGTTCCGCCGCTGCTCGGAGTACTCACACCGCTGTACGGGTCGTTGCAGCCCGGTTCAGCGGCGCCTTCGCTGACGATAGCCGTTGTGCAGTTCCTGCTCTCGACCGTCGTTCTGATGATGTCGACGGTCCTGATGGGAGGCACGTTTCCGGCGCTGACCCGTGCGGTCGTTCCTCCGGATCGCGTCGCGCGCGGCGTCGCAACGGTGTACGCCGTCAACACGTTTGGCGCAGCTGCTGGCGCCTTTACGGCCGGCTTCATCCTCCTGCCCCTGATCGGGCTGCGAGCCACCTACGTCGCTGCGGCGATCAACCTGCTCGCTGCCGGGGCGGCGCTGGCCCTCGCGAGAAGCGCTGCCACGAACCCGGCGGAGTCACGCTCGAGTGCGCCGGAGCCAGCGATCGGTGTTGGGACGTTGCCGCGGGCGGGACTGCGCCGGCTGGTGGCGCTGGCGGCCGCAGTGTCCGGGTTCGGTTCGCTGGCAGCGGAAGTCGCATGGACGCGCCTCCTCGTGTTTGGTCTGGGAAGCACAACGTACGCGTTTGCCACGATGCTCACCGTGTTTCTTGGCGGGCTGGCGCTCGGGAGCTGGGGGGCCACCCTTGCGGCTCGCGTCGTTCGGCGGCCGGCGAGGGCTCTTGGGCTGGTTCAGGGGCTGGTCGGAATTGTGGGAGTGGTCTCGCTGCTCGCGTACGTTCGCTTCGCGGAACACGTCGCGACGGCGACACAACAGGCCATCGAGACCTCGTGGATCACAGCCACCGCGATCGGTTTTGGGGCTGCGGCCGGCGCGCTCCTGCCTGCGACGGTGGTGATGGGAGCCGCCTTTCCTTTCGCGTGTGCCGCGTATGCCGGCACGCGCGCACCGCTTGGCGCCGCAGTAGGTCGTGTGTACGCCGCCAACACGTGTGGTGCGATCGGGGGGGCGTTGGCGGCGGCGTTCCTGTTCATCCCCACGCGCGGAATTCAGGAGACCATCGTGCTCCTCGCGGCTGGGAACCTGCTGATGGCCGCGGTGCTGGTGACAGCCGACGGTGGGGCGGCGGGCCTCCGGCTCGGGATCCCGGCGGCGTTGATGTCACTCGCGCTCCCGCTGGCCCGGCCGATTCAGAAACCCCTCCACCAACCCGACGTCGGGAGTCGTCTCCTGTTCTACCGTGAAGGACGACTGTCGACCGTGAGCGTTGCCGAGAATGCGGGTGGCTTCAAGACGCTGCACATTGACAAGATTCCGGTGGCCGGCACCGACGCAGTGATGATGACCGACCAGAAGAGCCTCGCTCATGTGCCGATGTTGCTGCACCCTCGGGCACGGCGTGCGCTGACGGTCGGGTTTGGCTCGGGCGGCGCCTCATGGTCCTTCACGACGTATTCCCGCCTGCGGCAGGTCGATTGCGTCGAGATAGATCCGACTGTTCTGGAGGCAGCCGGCCATTTTCGGGAGAGTCATCATGATGTCTTCAGGAATCCGAAATTTCAGCTCATCCTCGATGATGCCCGCAGTTTCCTTCGACGCACGAGTCGCACCTACGACATCATCTCGACCGACTGCACCGATCTCCGTTACAAGAGCAACGCGTCCCTCTACACGCGCGAGTACTTTCAGCTCTGTCAACGGCGGCTGAACCCGGGAGGGCTCACCGTGGTGTGGCTGCCGTTGGGAGGATTGTCGACCGACGACCTCCGCGTGGCAATCGCCACCTTCCGGGAGGTCTTTCCGAGTATGAGCCTGTGGTACATGAACAACGTGCCGGCCCACTATGTACTGTTGGTCGGGTCTGACCGTGATGTCCCGATCGACATTGCGAGTGTGCGCAAACAGCTCACCGAGAAGGAGGTGGCCCAGGATCTGGCTGAGATCGGCGTCGCCGATTCGTGGAAGATTGTGAGCGGCTTTCTCTTTGGCGCAGACGCCGCTGCGCGCTTCGCCGAGGGCGCCCCGATCAACACGGACTCTCGCCCGATTCTCGAATTCTCGGTGCCACGCAGGGGCTTCAGTGGATTCACGATCAGTCGTAACCTGCTCGCCCTGCTTCGCGAGCGGCATCCGCCGTCCATGCGGACGGCGAGCGAGCGTGACCGGGTCGCGTTTGACGCGTATTGGCGAGCCGCCGATCGGTTGATCCGCGGTCATGCGATCTTTCAACGGGGGAATCACGACTATCGAACGACGATTGCGTACTATCGCGCAGCAGAAGCGATCAATGCGGGCGATCGGCAGATCGGCCGTTTGATCGGCGACGTCCGTGCGACCGAGGTCTCGTGGGGGCGGTTGCTCGAAGGCCGGCTGAAGGAACACCCTACCGACGTGTCCGCGCACAATCGCCTCGGCCTGGTCAAGTTGTCGCAGGGAGACACGGGCGCCGCGTTGCGTGAGTTCGAGGATGCGGCCCGTCTCGATCCACGGAATTGGGAGCCCCCGTTCAATCAGGGGCTTGCATTTGAGGAAATGGGAGCCCTCGAACAGGCACAAGAGGCCTACCGGCTTGCTGTTGCAATGAATCCTGGCGCCGGAATCGCGCACACCAATCTCGGGCTGCTTTTCCTCCAACGTGGCCAGGGAGTCCAAGCCGTGGCGTCCTTGCACCGGGCGGCCGAATTGGAGCCTGAAAATGCGGACGCCGCATACAACCTGGGTGTTGCCTACGGACGCACGGGCCGCGCGGCCGAGGGGGAGGCGGCGTACGTCCGCGCCCTCCGGCTCGATCCCACTCATGTCGGAAGTCTCGTGAACCTGGGATCAATCTACCTCGCCCAACGAAATCACAGCGCAGCGCTGGCGGCCTTTGACCGCGCGCTCCGAGCGGACCCGAGGCACGCGGCCGCCCACTACAACCGCGGCCTCGTCCTCGACCTGGCTGGCCAAGACGACGAGGCTGAAGCCGCGTATCAACAGGCTCTCGAGTTCAGACCGGGGTATCCGCAGGCGCTGAACAACCTCGGGTTGCTTGCCGAGAAACGCGGATGGCGGGACCGGGCCGTCGAGTACTATCGCCGTGCCCTGGCAGCGGAAGGGACCTACGCGGAGGCGCACATCAATCTCGCACTCGCCCTGCTTGGCGCCGGTCGCCACGATGACGAGGCCCGCGCGCACGCTGAGCGAGCCGTCGAACTGCGACCAGATCTGGCGGCGGCCCATGCCGGACTGGGTGCTACGCGCTGGAAGATCGGCGATCGTGCCGGGGCTATCACTGCGCTCGAACAGGCCCTCGCCATCGATCCGACCTTGGAAGCGGCGCGGCGGCTGCTGGCCGCTGCACGCGCCCGTCAGTGA
- a CDS encoding D-aminoacylase: protein MERGSLYVIAVVLASVTACGGAGAKVPEYDLIIRGGRVIDGTGNPWIAADIGVQAGKITKVGQFADVRAAQVIDAAGKVVAPGFIDMHTHSDYPLLVDGRAQSKVRQGVTTEVLGEGETAGPIKGPALAAMKPSLARYGIEPTWATLGEYFARLEKQGVATNVVSYVAAGQVRACVIGFENRPPQAAELAEMRQLVAQAMAEGAWGLVTSLEGTRGFASTAEIIELAKVVKRYGGIYATHLRGESEELMEALNEAIEIGERAQVPVDVFHLKASGAKVWGRIPEALKAIEAARARGIDITANQYPYIAGAHPLLPLLPPWALDGGVEKTLKRLQDPQLRARMKKEIEEGAPGWRHNYVQQSGGWKGVMISDARSERNKTLAGKTLADFAVMRGKDPADAFFDLLLEEKGQVHGVLFIMNEKDVQTAMAAPWLSIGSDGSALDVDGPLGQGHPHPRHFGTFPRILGRYVRELGILSLEDAIRKMTSLAAQRLGLRDRGLLREGFWADIVVFDPRRVIDRATFEDPKQYSVGIEYVLVNGTLVVDRGGHTGALPGKVLRKPRRSEGTD, encoded by the coding sequence ATGGAACGCGGGAGCCTCTACGTCATCGCAGTTGTGCTTGCATCGGTGACCGCCTGCGGCGGAGCCGGCGCCAAGGTGCCGGAGTACGACCTCATCATCCGCGGCGGCCGGGTGATCGACGGCACCGGCAACCCATGGATTGCAGCGGACATCGGCGTGCAGGCGGGCAAGATCACAAAGGTCGGCCAGTTCGCCGACGTTCGTGCGGCTCAGGTCATCGATGCGGCAGGGAAGGTCGTTGCGCCAGGGTTCATCGACATGCACACGCATTCCGACTACCCGCTGCTGGTGGATGGCCGGGCGCAGAGCAAGGTGCGGCAGGGCGTCACGACGGAAGTGCTCGGTGAGGGTGAGACCGCCGGTCCGATCAAGGGGCCCGCTCTCGCCGCGATGAAGCCGTCGTTGGCCAGATACGGCATTGAGCCAACATGGGCGACCCTGGGCGAGTACTTCGCCCGACTCGAGAAGCAGGGCGTCGCCACGAATGTCGTCTCGTACGTTGCGGCCGGACAAGTACGGGCGTGCGTGATCGGGTTCGAGAATAGACCGCCGCAGGCGGCGGAGTTGGCCGAGATGCGGCAGTTGGTCGCGCAGGCGATGGCGGAAGGCGCGTGGGGGCTCGTCACCTCCCTGGAGGGGACGCGGGGTTTCGCTTCAACAGCGGAAATCATCGAGCTGGCCAAGGTCGTCAAGCGCTACGGCGGCATCTATGCGACGCACTTGCGCGGCGAATCAGAGGAGTTGATGGAAGCCCTCAACGAGGCGATCGAGATCGGAGAGCGGGCACAAGTGCCGGTCGACGTCTTCCACTTGAAGGCGTCCGGCGCCAAGGTCTGGGGCCGGATTCCCGAGGCGTTGAAGGCAATTGAAGCAGCCCGCGCGCGCGGCATCGACATCACAGCCAACCAGTATCCGTACATCGCCGGCGCTCATCCGTTGCTGCCACTGCTCCCGCCATGGGCTCTGGATGGCGGCGTCGAGAAGACGTTGAAGAGGCTCCAGGATCCCCAGCTCCGCGCCCGGATGAAAAAGGAGATCGAGGAGGGCGCGCCGGGCTGGCGCCACAACTACGTACAGCAGTCGGGCGGCTGGAAGGGCGTCATGATTTCCGACGCACGAAGCGAAAGGAACAAGACGCTCGCGGGCAAGACACTCGCCGACTTCGCAGTCATGAGAGGGAAGGATCCGGCCGACGCGTTCTTCGACCTCCTGCTGGAGGAGAAGGGACAGGTGCACGGGGTTCTTTTCATCATGAACGAGAAAGACGTGCAGACGGCGATGGCGGCGCCGTGGCTCAGCATCGGCTCAGACGGATCGGCACTCGATGTCGACGGGCCTCTCGGGCAGGGGCACCCGCATCCTCGTCATTTCGGCACGTTCCCCCGGATCCTGGGTCGCTACGTGCGGGAGCTCGGGATCCTCTCGCTTGAAGATGCAATCCGCAAGATGACATCGCTCGCCGCCCAGCGCCTGGGACTGCGCGATCGCGGCTTGCTGAGAGAGGGGTTCTGGGCGGACATCGTCGTCTTCGATCCGCGGCGCGTCATCGATCGAGCGACCTTCGAAGATCCCAAACAGTACTCCGTCGGCATCGAGTACGTGTTGGTCAATGGAACGCTCGTCGTCGATCGCGGCGGACACACAGGTGCCCTTCCCGGGAAGGTGTTGCGCAAGCCGCGCCGATCTGAGGGCACCGACTGA
- a CDS encoding HupE/UreJ family protein, which translates to MPVVCVLSVAALAAHDRSTSYSRLVVDGKQVRIVFTLSPFDLHLGPVIDANQDEIISDDELDESIDAVYGAIKNHYHLRAPDEPSAITLERYDLVADNVLAMQVVYTFRREVTSLAVASTLPQITQPNHQHLLRVDRDGVIQQALLDFAQPVARLGGVGRASGWETVRSFVRLGVEHIFSGYDHLAFLTALLAGTSGLFALLKVITSFTVAHSLTLAFASFGLVTVPPRLVESLIALSIAYVAIENMCTRVAVSRWGITFVFGLVHGFGFSNVLRELGLPRGRLAISLFSFNAGVEVGQVVFVAAVFPALLLMRSSRWRSQLTTAVSLVTTALALYWFVQRTVLR; encoded by the coding sequence GTGCCGGTCGTGTGCGTCCTGAGCGTTGCTGCCCTGGCGGCTCACGACAGGTCGACGAGCTATTCCAGGCTGGTCGTGGACGGGAAACAGGTCCGCATCGTGTTCACGTTGAGCCCGTTCGATCTGCATTTGGGACCTGTCATCGACGCCAACCAGGACGAGATCATCAGTGACGACGAACTCGACGAGAGCATCGACGCGGTCTACGGGGCGATCAAGAATCACTATCATCTTCGCGCGCCCGACGAGCCGAGCGCGATTACTCTCGAGCGGTATGACCTGGTTGCTGACAATGTTCTCGCAATGCAGGTCGTCTACACCTTCCGCCGGGAGGTCACCAGCCTCGCGGTAGCCTCGACGCTTCCCCAGATCACTCAGCCGAACCACCAGCATCTGCTCCGGGTCGATAGGGACGGCGTTATCCAGCAGGCGCTGCTTGACTTCGCTCAACCGGTTGCCCGCCTGGGAGGCGTGGGCCGCGCGAGCGGATGGGAGACGGTGCGAAGCTTTGTGCGTCTGGGTGTTGAGCACATCTTCAGCGGATACGACCACCTCGCCTTTCTGACGGCCTTGCTGGCGGGCACCAGCGGCCTGTTTGCGTTGCTGAAGGTCATCACATCGTTCACTGTCGCTCACAGCCTCACCCTCGCTTTCGCCAGCTTCGGCCTCGTCACGGTTCCGCCCCGGCTCGTTGAGAGTCTTATTGCCCTCAGCATCGCTTACGTGGCGATCGAGAACATGTGCACAAGGGTCGCGGTCAGCCGGTGGGGGATCACGTTTGTGTTCGGCCTGGTGCACGGGTTCGGCTTTTCCAACGTTCTGCGGGAACTCGGACTGCCTCGCGGGCGCCTTGCCATCTCGCTTTTTTCGTTCAATGCCGGCGTCGAAGTCGGACAGGTCGTGTTTGTCGCGGCTGTCTTCCCGGCGTTGCTGTTGATGCGCTCGTCCCGGTGGAGGAGCCAGCTGACTACTGCCGTATCTCTCGTGACCACGGCTCTAGCGCTCTACTGGTTCGTTCAGCGGACCGTGTTGCGATAG
- a CDS encoding CapA family protein: protein MTGELSFAATGDSILLRPVSVYESESAFADILKLLRGSTVAFTNFEMSVFDTAKFEPTPQAEYGGLWVHGSPAQAKELKWLGFDMVSRANNHTTDYGVEGMLQTNQILDDLGIVHAGSGATLGHARAPAYFQTAVARVAMISTASSHSPSSRATYARVDIKGRPGLSPLRWSRQVFFDPATFAKVKTAAESWRTPLAQAPPSPDDEVNLFGTRIKKGDRNRVELVADERDVKEIIAQVRSARQQADLVVVTIHAHEPGNGIEPPPDFLPGFARAAIDAGADMFLGHGPHMLRGIEIYKGKPIFYSLGNFFFHYQTLEPQAYDVFESRTNLDPFRATIADLYGAVPGWGASFREDFWWESVVAVSRFEAGRLKSIVLHPVDLGHGLPRSQSGTPRLAHPALARKIIERLARLSRPFGVDIRFVDGVGVIELSGATD from the coding sequence GTGACGGGCGAGCTGTCGTTCGCCGCGACGGGTGATTCCATCCTGCTGCGTCCAGTGTCGGTGTACGAGAGCGAGTCGGCGTTCGCAGACATTCTGAAGCTCCTTCGCGGGTCGACGGTCGCTTTCACGAATTTTGAGATGAGCGTGTTTGACACCGCCAAGTTCGAGCCGACACCGCAGGCCGAGTATGGCGGCCTGTGGGTGCATGGGTCGCCGGCGCAGGCCAAGGAGCTGAAGTGGCTCGGCTTCGATATGGTCTCGAGAGCCAACAATCACACGACCGACTACGGCGTGGAAGGCATGCTGCAGACGAATCAGATTCTGGATGATCTCGGAATCGTGCACGCAGGCTCCGGAGCGACGCTGGGTCACGCCCGAGCGCCTGCGTACTTCCAGACCGCCGTCGCACGCGTCGCGATGATCTCGACGGCGTCTTCCCACTCGCCGTCGTCTCGCGCCACCTACGCGCGTGTTGACATCAAGGGAAGACCCGGCTTGAGCCCCTTGCGCTGGAGCCGGCAGGTGTTCTTCGACCCGGCGACGTTTGCCAAGGTGAAGACGGCCGCGGAATCGTGGCGTACCCCGCTTGCTCAGGCGCCGCCGTCCCCCGACGACGAAGTCAACCTTTTCGGGACTCGCATCAAGAAAGGCGACAGGAACCGCGTTGAGCTGGTGGCGGACGAGCGTGACGTGAAGGAAATCATCGCCCAGGTGAGGAGCGCACGGCAGCAGGCTGATCTGGTGGTCGTCACGATACATGCGCACGAGCCGGGGAATGGGATCGAGCCGCCCCCAGACTTCCTACCCGGTTTCGCCCGCGCCGCCATCGACGCCGGTGCGGACATGTTTCTTGGCCACGGACCTCACATGTTGCGTGGGATCGAAATCTACAAGGGGAAGCCGATCTTCTACAGCCTGGGGAATTTCTTCTTCCACTACCAGACGCTGGAGCCGCAGGCCTATGACGTCTTTGAGAGCAGGACGAACCTGGATCCGTTCCGCGCGACGATTGCCGATCTCTACGGGGCCGTTCCTGGGTGGGGCGCGTCGTTTCGTGAGGACTTCTGGTGGGAGAGCGTGGTCGCGGTATCGCGGTTCGAAGCGGGGCGGCTGAAGTCGATCGTGCTTCACCCCGTCGATCTCGGCCACGGGCTGCCCCGATCGCAGAGCGGGACGCCCCGCCTGGCTCATCCGGCGCTGGCGCGGAAGATCATCGAGCGTCTCGCGAGGCTTTCGAGGCCGTTCGGTGTCGACATCCGATTCGTCGACGGAGTAGGCGTGATCGAGCTGTCGGGTGCAACCGACTGA